One region of Syngnathus scovelli strain Florida chromosome 15, RoL_Ssco_1.2, whole genome shotgun sequence genomic DNA includes:
- the phldb1a gene encoding pleckstrin homology-like domain family B member 1 isoform X9 codes for MAHQVSDHSDVSPADMERRDGGQVERGRETHQVLQSTPLDLIETGKSLKVQAERPHLVSLGSGRLSTAITLLPLQEGRTTLGSGGTDIALLGPGIKAQHCYIENQAGTITLYPCGNQCAIDGLSVSKPYRLSQGCMLCFGQSTFFRFNHPEEALRMKNMLPGGSQTLSTTKPQHSDPRSILNGTHQTFSSNGSSKISTLVKDVHGSLSQKVPSSPKAAKASLPQPAQNMLNGISSVTRDESASSVGNSPLVPPRSNMPVPHPRTSLSTTSSSEQRAQDSPKLLRNVRSEVTSSPTMPSRGSGQGLSHNASPAAPSSPGLRGSSLQRRHPSPRREPLRMPESTGSTSLPPLSPYMSRRGTPGSQSVKPVQQSPKTHRKAAAPSKAEAMRAFYTHNPSPVNAAETGSRHQSNTLIPGPLSRSSPATSPRSQRKTSFENIESSSILSNTMKAYSRERKNSISAISDNEDELLEYHRRQREERLREQEMEKLERQRLETILNLCAGYNHEDNAAELAEVVRSGLLRGGRGASGDMQRGKENDDEAQAEESSSTESTHQECEEVPASQEQIYLEEERSKMLAKVDDLRHRVNELEQQLKETKQEVEMEQALLQAERQAEQEQVEAEREQISQLQLKLSQLNKATQREKDKGRANVSAERKVLEKQRNEYNELKRQCDKCPLSLREQLQEQLSRKAEALEAGSKRFEELEFCQLEEESSLEERKETQASQFLQEQTEYHCSVAKRKEKMATLDAQVKQLGLQATHDCERMAKERAATLQLLHKEQDKLCALENRYHSMTSGRSFPKSNSKMTEDLLHINEPELVYEDEPSLSHCPSSTLHVPSPEVYPVRLQESQPELSRNAMAPINLERWYQDIMAAGEPPSCPPPLPAKSFSARRHGQLLKSKSDGEVGHTASCPPVSCLTTVPHSTLTRDKTSKGLQLMLKEESNPLDMDSRKLNKDPSPIVHHSILHHHCPPSGNQAYDTLSLESSDSLETSISTSNSACTPESASGLETQRLEEMEKMLKEAQQEKARLIEHREREAQTRRHLLEEERKRREEAERRLFDETAHRRRLVEEEVKMREKNFSQARPMTRYLPNLKEEFDLRAHVESSGHSIDTCPFVILTEKMCKGHLVKMGGKIKSWKKRWFVFDRLKRNFCYYVDKHETKMKGLIYFQAIEEVYYDHLRIATKSPNPSLTFCVKTHDRLYYMVAPSPEAMRIWMDVIVTGAEGYTQFMS; via the exons ATG GCGCATCAGGTGTCAGATCATTCGGACGTCAGCCCAGCGGACATGGAACGGCGGGACGGGGGTCAAGTAGAGCGTGGTCGAGAGACACACCAAGTTCTGCAG AGTACTCCTTTAGACCTGATTGAGACTggcaaatccttgaaagtccaagCGGAGCGCCCTCACCTGGTCAGTTTGGGAAGTGGACGCTTGAGCACAGCAATCACCTTGCTGCCACTGCAGGAAG gGAGAACCACACTGGGCAGCGGAGGCACGGACATTGCTCTACTGGGCCCCGGAATTAAAGCTCAGCATTGCTACATTGAAAATCAGGCGGGCACCATTACCTTGTACCCGTGTGGGAACCAGTGTGCCATCGATGGACTCTCCGTCAGCAAACCTTACCGTCTGTCACAAG GCTGCATGCTGTGTTTTGGTCAGTCAACTTTTTTCCGCTTCAACCATCCAGAAGAGGCCCTGAGGATGAAGAACATGTTGCCTGGGGGAAGCCAAACACTAAGCACAACAAAGCCACAACATTCTG ACCCCCGCAGCATCCTGAATGGGACCCACCAGACGTTTTCTAGCAACGGCAGCTCCAAAATCAGTACCTTAGTGAAAGATGTCCATGGGAGTCTCTCACAGAAGGTGCCATCGTCCCCCAAAGCGGCGAAAGCGTCACTTCCTCAGCCCGCTCAGAATATGCTCAATGGTATAAGCAGCGTCACGAGAGACGAGAGCGCTAGCTCTGTGGGAAATTCTCCACTCGTGCCTCCTCGGTCCAATATGCCTGTGCCTCATCCGCGGACATCCCTCTCTACGACCTCAAGCAGTGAGCAGCGAGCACAAGACAGCCCGAAGCTTCTTAGGAATGTCAGGTCAGAGGTCACATCAAGCCCCACAATGCCCAGCAGGGGATCCGGACAGGGCCTAAGTCACAACGCTTCACCGGCGGCTCCGTCCAGCCCTGGACTGAGAGGTTCCTCCCTTCAGAGGAGACACCCAAGCCCTAGACGAGAACCGCTCCGGATGCCCGAGTCGACCGGATCCACCAGCCTTCCACCTCTGAGTCCTTACATGTCCCGCAGAGGGACTCCAGGATCGCAGAGCGTCAAACCCGTTCAGCAgagcccgaagactcatcgcaaaGCCGCGGCCCCCTCAAAGGCTGAGGCCATGAGGGCCTTTTACACCCACAATCCCTCCCCTGTGAACGCAGCAGAGACTGGAAGCAGACATCAGAGCAACACCCTCATCCCGGGTCCTCTGTCGCGCTCATCTCCTGCCACGAGTCCTCGCAGCCAAAGAAAGACCTCTTTTGAGAACATCGAATCATCCAGCATCCTCTCCAACACTATGAAAGCTTATTCCAGGGAGCGCAAGAACAGCATATCTGCCATTAGCGACAATGAGGATGAACTTCTGGAGTACCACCGCCGGCAGAGAGAGGAGAGGTTGCGTGAGCAGGAAATGGAGAAGCTG GAGCGCCAGCGGCTGGAGACCATCCTGAATCTGTGTGCAGGGTATAACCATGAGGACAACGCGGCAGAGCTGGCGGAGGTGGTGAGGAGTGGACTActaaggggagggaggggtgcaAGTGGCGATATGCAGAGAGGCAAGGAGAACGATGATGAGGCACAGGCAGAGGAGTCCAGCAGCACTGAGAGCACGCATCAAGAG TGTGAGGAGGTGCCAGCCAGTCAGGAGCAGATCTACCTCGAAGAGGAGAGGAGCAAGATGTTGGCCAAGGTGGATGACCTGAGGCACAGAGTCAATGAGCTGGAGCAGCAACTAAAAGAGACCAAACAAGAG GTGGAGATGGAGCAGGCTCTGCTGCAGGCCGAGAGGCAGGCAGAGCAGGAGCAGGTGGAGGCCGAACGGGAGCAGATTTCTCAGCTTCAGCTCAAACTTAGCCAGTTGAACAAGGCCACTCAGAGGGAGAAGGACAAG GGGAGGGCTAATGTCTCAGCTGAGCGGAAGGTCCTGGAAAAGCAGAGGAATGAATACAATGAGCTGAAGAGGCAGTGTGATAAGTGCCCCTTGTCTCTAAGGGAACAGTTACAGGAGCAGCTCAGCAGG AAAGCTGAAGCTCTGGAAGCTGGCTCAAAGCGATTTGAGGAGCTGGAGTTCTgccagctggaggaggagagcagTCTGGAAGAGCGAAAGGAGACTCAGGCCTCGCAGTTTCTTCAGGAGCAAACTGAGTATCACTGCAGCGTGGCCAAGAGGAAG GAGAAAATGGCCACTCTGGACGCTCAGGTGAAGCAACTGGGCTTACAAGCTACTCATGACTGTGAGAGGATGGCAAAAGAACGGGCGGCCACCCTGCAGCTCTTACACAAG GAGCAGGACAAATTATGTGCCCTGGAGAACAGGTACCACAGCATGACTTCTGGTAGGAGCTTCCCAAAGAGCAACAGTAAAATGACAGAG GATTTACTCCATATCAACGAACCCGAGCTTGTTTATGAGGACGAGCCCTCTCTTAGCCATTGTCCTTCCTCTACCTTACACGTCCCTTCCCCTGAAGTCTACCCTGTTAGGCTACAGGAG AGCCAGCCCGAGCTGAGTAGGAATGCAATGGCTCCTATTAACCTCGAGCGCTGGTACCAGGACATCATGGCTGCTGGGGAGCCTCCATCATGCCCTCCACCACTGCCTGCAAAATCTTTTTCCGCACGCAGGCATGGGCAG TTGCTGAAGTCCAAATCAGACGGTGAAGTTGGTCACACGGCATCCTGTCCCCCTGTAAGCTGCCTTACCACTGTGCCTCACTCCACTCTTACACGTGATAAAACCTCCAAG GGATTACAGTTAATGCTGAAAGAAGAGTCAAATCCATTGGACATGGACTCCAGGAAGCTGAATAAAG ATCCATCTCCTATAGTACATCACTCCATCTTGCAtcatcactgtccacctagcggTAACCAGGCGTACGACACCTTGAGCCTGGAGAGCTCAGACAGCTTGGAGACCAGCATCTCCACCAGCAACTCAGCATGCACCCCAGAAAG TGCTTCCGGGTTGGAGACCCAGAGGTTGGAAGAGATGGAGAAGATGTTGAAGGAGGCACAGCAAGAGAAAGCCAGGCTCATTGAGCACAGA GAGAGGGAGGCGCAGACTCGACGGCATCTGCTGGAGGAGGAAAGGAAGAGGCGTGAGGAGGCCGAGAGGAGGCTTTTTGATGAGACGGCTCACAGGAGGAggctggtggaggaggaggtcaAGATGAGGGAGAAAAACTTTTCCCAG GCCCGTCCCATGACGCGTTACCTGCCCAACCTGAAGGAGGAGTTTGACTTGCGCGCGCACGTGGAGTCGTCGGGCCACAGCATCGACACGTGCCCCTTCGTCATCCTCACCGAGAAGATGTGCAAAGGTCATCTGGTCAAGATGGGCGGCAAAATCAAATCGTGGAAGAAACGCTGGTTCGTTTTTGACCGCCTCAAGAGGAATTTCTGCTACTACGTAG ACAAGCACGAGACCAAGATGAAAGGACTCATTTACTTCCAGGCCATTGAAGAGGTTTATTATGATCACTTACGCATTGCTACCAAG AGTCCCAACCCGTCTCTGACCTTCTGTGTGAAGACTCACGACCGCCTTTACTACATGGTGGCACCATCCCCGGAGGCCATGCGGATCTGGATGGATGTCATAGTAACGGGTGCCGAGGGCTACACGCAATTCATGAGCTGA
- the phldb1a gene encoding pleckstrin homology-like domain family B member 1 isoform X3, whose protein sequence is MAHQVSDHSDVSPADMERRDGGQVERGRETHQVLQSTPLDLIETGKSLKVQAERPHLVSLGSGRLSTAITLLPLQEGRTTLGSGGTDIALLGPGIKAQHCYIENQAGTITLYPCGNQCAIDGLSVSKPYRLSQGCMLCFGQSTFFRFNHPEEALRMKNMLPGGSQTLSTTKPQHSDPRSILNGTHQTFSSNGSSKISTLVKDVHGSLSQKVPSSPKAAKASLPQPAQNMLNGISSVTRDESASSVGNSPLVPPRSNMPVPHPRTSLSTTSSSEQRAQDSPKLLRNVRSEVTSSPTMPSRGSGQGLSHNASPAAPSSPGLRGSSLQRRHPSPRREPLRMPESTGSTSLPPLSPYMSRRGTPGSQSVKPVQQSPKTHRKAAAPSKAEAMRAFYTHNPSPVNAAETGSRHQSNTLIPGPLSRSSPATSPRSQRKTSFENIESSSILSNTMKAYSRERKNSISAISDNEDELLEYHRRQREERLREQEMEKLERQRLETILNLCAGYNHEDNAAELAEVVRSGLLRGGRGASGDMQRGKENDDEAQAEESSSTESTHQECEEVPASQEQIYLEEERSKMLAKVDDLRHRVNELEQQLKETKQEVEMEQALLQAERQAEQEQVEAEREQISQLQLKLSQLNKATQREKDKGRANVSAERKVLEKQRNEYNELKRQCDKCPLSLREQLQEQLSRKAEALEAGSKRFEELEFCQLEEESSLEERKETQASQFLQEQTEYHCSVAKRKEKMATLDAQVKQLGLQATHDCERMAKERAATLQLLHKEQDKLCALENRYHSMTSGRSFPKSNSKMTEDLLHINEPELVYEDEPSLSHCPSSTLHVPSPEVYPVRLQEDYITVGQLSHIIGVQRLDPSSSSSITLFQLASSDSTFTCHTSGPSSLVSAKSQPELSRNAMAPINLERWYQDIMAAGEPPSCPPPLPAKSFSARRHGQLLKSKSDGEVGHTASCPPVSCLTTVPHSTLTRDKTSKGLQLMLKEESNPLDMDSRKLNKDPSPIVHHSILHHHCPPSGNQAYDTLSLESSDSLETSISTSNSACTPESASGLETQRLEEMEKMLKEAQQEKARLIEHREREAQTRRHLLEEERKRREEAERRLFDETAHRRRLVEEEVKMREKNFSQARPMTRYLPNLKEEFDLRAHVESSGHSIDTCPFVILTEKMCKGHLVKMGGKIKSWKKRWFVFDRLKRNFCYYVDKHETKMKGLIYFQAIEEVYYDHLRIATKSPNPSLTFCVKTHDRLYYMVAPSPEAMRIWMDVIVTGAEGYTQFMS, encoded by the exons ATG GCGCATCAGGTGTCAGATCATTCGGACGTCAGCCCAGCGGACATGGAACGGCGGGACGGGGGTCAAGTAGAGCGTGGTCGAGAGACACACCAAGTTCTGCAG AGTACTCCTTTAGACCTGATTGAGACTggcaaatccttgaaagtccaagCGGAGCGCCCTCACCTGGTCAGTTTGGGAAGTGGACGCTTGAGCACAGCAATCACCTTGCTGCCACTGCAGGAAG gGAGAACCACACTGGGCAGCGGAGGCACGGACATTGCTCTACTGGGCCCCGGAATTAAAGCTCAGCATTGCTACATTGAAAATCAGGCGGGCACCATTACCTTGTACCCGTGTGGGAACCAGTGTGCCATCGATGGACTCTCCGTCAGCAAACCTTACCGTCTGTCACAAG GCTGCATGCTGTGTTTTGGTCAGTCAACTTTTTTCCGCTTCAACCATCCAGAAGAGGCCCTGAGGATGAAGAACATGTTGCCTGGGGGAAGCCAAACACTAAGCACAACAAAGCCACAACATTCTG ACCCCCGCAGCATCCTGAATGGGACCCACCAGACGTTTTCTAGCAACGGCAGCTCCAAAATCAGTACCTTAGTGAAAGATGTCCATGGGAGTCTCTCACAGAAGGTGCCATCGTCCCCCAAAGCGGCGAAAGCGTCACTTCCTCAGCCCGCTCAGAATATGCTCAATGGTATAAGCAGCGTCACGAGAGACGAGAGCGCTAGCTCTGTGGGAAATTCTCCACTCGTGCCTCCTCGGTCCAATATGCCTGTGCCTCATCCGCGGACATCCCTCTCTACGACCTCAAGCAGTGAGCAGCGAGCACAAGACAGCCCGAAGCTTCTTAGGAATGTCAGGTCAGAGGTCACATCAAGCCCCACAATGCCCAGCAGGGGATCCGGACAGGGCCTAAGTCACAACGCTTCACCGGCGGCTCCGTCCAGCCCTGGACTGAGAGGTTCCTCCCTTCAGAGGAGACACCCAAGCCCTAGACGAGAACCGCTCCGGATGCCCGAGTCGACCGGATCCACCAGCCTTCCACCTCTGAGTCCTTACATGTCCCGCAGAGGGACTCCAGGATCGCAGAGCGTCAAACCCGTTCAGCAgagcccgaagactcatcgcaaaGCCGCGGCCCCCTCAAAGGCTGAGGCCATGAGGGCCTTTTACACCCACAATCCCTCCCCTGTGAACGCAGCAGAGACTGGAAGCAGACATCAGAGCAACACCCTCATCCCGGGTCCTCTGTCGCGCTCATCTCCTGCCACGAGTCCTCGCAGCCAAAGAAAGACCTCTTTTGAGAACATCGAATCATCCAGCATCCTCTCCAACACTATGAAAGCTTATTCCAGGGAGCGCAAGAACAGCATATCTGCCATTAGCGACAATGAGGATGAACTTCTGGAGTACCACCGCCGGCAGAGAGAGGAGAGGTTGCGTGAGCAGGAAATGGAGAAGCTG GAGCGCCAGCGGCTGGAGACCATCCTGAATCTGTGTGCAGGGTATAACCATGAGGACAACGCGGCAGAGCTGGCGGAGGTGGTGAGGAGTGGACTActaaggggagggaggggtgcaAGTGGCGATATGCAGAGAGGCAAGGAGAACGATGATGAGGCACAGGCAGAGGAGTCCAGCAGCACTGAGAGCACGCATCAAGAG TGTGAGGAGGTGCCAGCCAGTCAGGAGCAGATCTACCTCGAAGAGGAGAGGAGCAAGATGTTGGCCAAGGTGGATGACCTGAGGCACAGAGTCAATGAGCTGGAGCAGCAACTAAAAGAGACCAAACAAGAG GTGGAGATGGAGCAGGCTCTGCTGCAGGCCGAGAGGCAGGCAGAGCAGGAGCAGGTGGAGGCCGAACGGGAGCAGATTTCTCAGCTTCAGCTCAAACTTAGCCAGTTGAACAAGGCCACTCAGAGGGAGAAGGACAAG GGGAGGGCTAATGTCTCAGCTGAGCGGAAGGTCCTGGAAAAGCAGAGGAATGAATACAATGAGCTGAAGAGGCAGTGTGATAAGTGCCCCTTGTCTCTAAGGGAACAGTTACAGGAGCAGCTCAGCAGG AAAGCTGAAGCTCTGGAAGCTGGCTCAAAGCGATTTGAGGAGCTGGAGTTCTgccagctggaggaggagagcagTCTGGAAGAGCGAAAGGAGACTCAGGCCTCGCAGTTTCTTCAGGAGCAAACTGAGTATCACTGCAGCGTGGCCAAGAGGAAG GAGAAAATGGCCACTCTGGACGCTCAGGTGAAGCAACTGGGCTTACAAGCTACTCATGACTGTGAGAGGATGGCAAAAGAACGGGCGGCCACCCTGCAGCTCTTACACAAG GAGCAGGACAAATTATGTGCCCTGGAGAACAGGTACCACAGCATGACTTCTGGTAGGAGCTTCCCAAAGAGCAACAGTAAAATGACAGAG GATTTACTCCATATCAACGAACCCGAGCTTGTTTATGAGGACGAGCCCTCTCTTAGCCATTGTCCTTCCTCTACCTTACACGTCCCTTCCCCTGAAGTCTACCCTGTTAGGCTACAGGAG GACTACATCACGGTCGGCCAGTTAAGCCACATAATTGGAGTGCAGAGACTCgatccctcctcttcctcatctatTACACTATTCCAACTTGCCTCCTCTGATTCCACCTTCACATGCCACACAAGTGGCCCTTCCTCCCTTGTCTCTGCAAAG AGCCAGCCCGAGCTGAGTAGGAATGCAATGGCTCCTATTAACCTCGAGCGCTGGTACCAGGACATCATGGCTGCTGGGGAGCCTCCATCATGCCCTCCACCACTGCCTGCAAAATCTTTTTCCGCACGCAGGCATGGGCAG TTGCTGAAGTCCAAATCAGACGGTGAAGTTGGTCACACGGCATCCTGTCCCCCTGTAAGCTGCCTTACCACTGTGCCTCACTCCACTCTTACACGTGATAAAACCTCCAAG GGATTACAGTTAATGCTGAAAGAAGAGTCAAATCCATTGGACATGGACTCCAGGAAGCTGAATAAAG ATCCATCTCCTATAGTACATCACTCCATCTTGCAtcatcactgtccacctagcggTAACCAGGCGTACGACACCTTGAGCCTGGAGAGCTCAGACAGCTTGGAGACCAGCATCTCCACCAGCAACTCAGCATGCACCCCAGAAAG TGCTTCCGGGTTGGAGACCCAGAGGTTGGAAGAGATGGAGAAGATGTTGAAGGAGGCACAGCAAGAGAAAGCCAGGCTCATTGAGCACAGA GAGAGGGAGGCGCAGACTCGACGGCATCTGCTGGAGGAGGAAAGGAAGAGGCGTGAGGAGGCCGAGAGGAGGCTTTTTGATGAGACGGCTCACAGGAGGAggctggtggaggaggaggtcaAGATGAGGGAGAAAAACTTTTCCCAG GCCCGTCCCATGACGCGTTACCTGCCCAACCTGAAGGAGGAGTTTGACTTGCGCGCGCACGTGGAGTCGTCGGGCCACAGCATCGACACGTGCCCCTTCGTCATCCTCACCGAGAAGATGTGCAAAGGTCATCTGGTCAAGATGGGCGGCAAAATCAAATCGTGGAAGAAACGCTGGTTCGTTTTTGACCGCCTCAAGAGGAATTTCTGCTACTACGTAG ACAAGCACGAGACCAAGATGAAAGGACTCATTTACTTCCAGGCCATTGAAGAGGTTTATTATGATCACTTACGCATTGCTACCAAG AGTCCCAACCCGTCTCTGACCTTCTGTGTGAAGACTCACGACCGCCTTTACTACATGGTGGCACCATCCCCGGAGGCCATGCGGATCTGGATGGATGTCATAGTAACGGGTGCCGAGGGCTACACGCAATTCATGAGCTGA